Proteins encoded in a region of the Streptomyces sp. NBC_01298 genome:
- a CDS encoding ABC transporter substrate-binding protein: MSNNPRRARRARRTAFTAGTASVALLVTACGGTGGSTAAAPKEFSYLSATENTTVKNVLTTLSKEACAAENKARPLKVENVPQSSLDQKLQLLAGQDALPVQFAAGNSPALTGQLDKSGKIADLEGELSLLGVYDQLQPAAVSTIKALYDGKVSVLPYEYNIEGIFYNKKLFQDRGVAVPTTWDELTASAEKLRAGGVQPFSAAGKEGWPLTRVLSGYLYRSLGPDALQDIRSGKAKLTDPAYVKAAQEIADLGKKGYFGEGVASISYDVAMNQFLSGKAAMFYMGSWALANIADPKVNTVGVENIGFMPFPTVAGGKGSADQYPSNVGLGITLGAKSFDGKTGDWVACIAKNYGSTALKDAGTISGFKTNTPVQDANAVTAQIRKTIGDSKQNVLWFEALFGTKATTVSTSNAASLVNGSMSPQQFMQTVQDALKNQ, encoded by the coding sequence GTGTCCAACAACCCGCGCCGTGCCCGCCGAGCGCGCCGGACCGCCTTCACGGCCGGCACCGCCTCGGTCGCCCTGCTCGTCACCGCCTGCGGGGGCACCGGCGGCAGCACCGCGGCCGCGCCCAAGGAGTTCAGCTACCTGAGCGCAACGGAGAACACCACCGTCAAGAACGTGCTGACCACCCTCTCCAAGGAGGCGTGCGCCGCGGAGAACAAGGCGCGTCCGCTCAAGGTCGAGAACGTGCCGCAGAGCAGCCTCGACCAGAAGCTGCAGCTCCTCGCCGGACAGGACGCGCTCCCGGTCCAGTTCGCCGCGGGCAACTCTCCCGCCCTCACCGGTCAGCTCGACAAGTCCGGCAAGATCGCGGACCTGGAAGGAGAGCTGTCGCTCCTCGGTGTGTACGACCAGCTCCAGCCGGCGGCCGTCTCCACGATCAAGGCGCTGTACGACGGCAAGGTCAGCGTGCTGCCGTACGAGTACAACATCGAGGGGATCTTCTACAACAAGAAGCTCTTCCAGGACCGCGGCGTGGCCGTTCCCACCACCTGGGACGAGCTCACCGCGAGCGCGGAGAAGCTGCGGGCCGGCGGCGTGCAGCCGTTCTCCGCCGCGGGCAAGGAGGGGTGGCCGCTGACCCGTGTGCTGAGCGGCTACCTCTACCGCAGCCTGGGCCCGGACGCGCTCCAGGACATCCGGAGCGGAAAGGCCAAGCTCACCGACCCCGCCTACGTGAAGGCCGCCCAGGAGATCGCCGACCTCGGCAAGAAGGGGTACTTCGGTGAGGGCGTCGCCTCCATCAGCTACGACGTCGCCATGAACCAGTTCCTCTCCGGCAAGGCCGCCATGTTCTACATGGGCAGCTGGGCGCTGGCCAACATCGCCGACCCGAAGGTGAACACGGTCGGCGTCGAGAACATCGGTTTCATGCCGTTCCCCACGGTCGCCGGCGGCAAGGGCTCCGCCGACCAGTACCCGTCCAACGTGGGTCTGGGCATCACCCTGGGCGCGAAGTCCTTCGACGGCAAGACGGGGGACTGGGTGGCCTGCATCGCCAAGAACTACGGCAGCACGGCGCTCAAGGACGCGGGAACGATCTCGGGCTTCAAGACGAACACGCCCGTCCAGGACGCCAACGCGGTCACCGCGCAGATCCGCAAGACCATCGGTGACTCGAAGCAGAACGTCCTCTGGTTCGAGGCGCTGTTCGGGACCAAGGCCACCACCGTGAGCACCTCCAACGCGGCGTCGCTGGTCAACGGAAGCATGAGCCCCCAGCAGTTCATGCAGACCGTCCAGGACGCCCTGAAGAACCAGTAG
- a CDS encoding LacI family DNA-binding transcriptional regulator → MDATPKPKKRVTITDVARHAGVSTAAVSKVLRNAYGSSPAMREKVHAAMAELDYRPHTAARGMRGRTYTVGVLLDNIRNAFFADILDGIHDELQDGAYTVMIGAAGFGAEAQTRTVRAMVDRQMDGLVLIAPGCPRPEVLATAATTPTVVIGHHDTADAHDSVVDADGIGAGLVVDHLTELGHRDIALVSASGTKAGAWRRTPEAVLTSGYLAAMDHHGLGAHARVQHAAYSDEGGFEAGMALLTARRPPTAIMAGADVAALGIYRAAHELGLRIPRDLSLVGYNNTALAALAPVQLTSVDQAGHTMGATAARMLIDRVEGRRDRAMQTTMTPRLVVRGSTTAPRAR, encoded by the coding sequence ATGGACGCGACGCCGAAGCCCAAGAAGCGGGTGACGATCACCGATGTCGCACGGCACGCCGGCGTGTCCACTGCCGCGGTCTCGAAGGTCCTGCGCAACGCGTACGGATCGAGTCCGGCGATGCGGGAGAAGGTCCACGCGGCCATGGCCGAGCTGGACTACCGGCCCCACACCGCGGCACGCGGCATGAGGGGCCGGACCTACACCGTCGGCGTCCTGCTGGACAACATCCGCAACGCGTTCTTCGCCGACATCCTCGACGGAATCCACGACGAGCTGCAGGACGGCGCGTACACCGTGATGATCGGCGCGGCGGGGTTCGGCGCCGAGGCCCAGACCCGGACCGTTCGCGCCATGGTGGACCGCCAGATGGACGGCCTCGTCCTCATCGCCCCGGGCTGCCCGCGTCCCGAGGTCCTGGCGACGGCCGCGACCACACCGACCGTCGTCATCGGCCATCACGACACAGCGGACGCGCACGACTCGGTGGTGGACGCCGACGGCATCGGAGCGGGCCTGGTCGTGGACCATCTCACCGAGCTGGGCCACCGGGACATCGCATTGGTCTCCGCGTCCGGGACCAAGGCCGGCGCCTGGCGGCGGACCCCGGAAGCCGTATTGACCAGCGGTTACCTGGCGGCCATGGACCACCACGGCCTGGGGGCGCACGCCCGTGTCCAGCATGCCGCCTACTCCGACGAGGGCGGCTTCGAAGCGGGCATGGCCCTGCTGACGGCGCGGCGCCCACCGACCGCCATCATGGCGGGCGCCGACGTCGCGGCGCTCGGCATCTACCGGGCCGCGCACGAGCTCGGCCTGCGCATCCCGCGGGACCTGTCGCTGGTCGGCTACAACAACACCGCCCTCGCGGCCCTGGCTCCCGTACAGCTCACCAGCGTCGACCAGGCGGGACACACCATGGGGGCCACCGCGGCACGCATGCTCATCGACCGCGTGGAGGGCCGACGGGACCGGGCCATGCAGACCACCATGACGCCGCGCCTGGTGGTGCGCGGCAGCACGACGGCGCCGCGAGCCCGTTAG
- a CDS encoding LysR family transcriptional regulator, translating into MNLARLDLNLVVALRALLEERNVTRAGQRVGLSQPAMSAALGRLRRHFDDDLLARVGGHYELTALGQVLLDRTSTAYDVLERLFSSQASFDPAKESREFSLVASDYAVAVFGAEFARVVHEEAPGIRLRFTQTPVTVVDDTASLLSATDGVLMPHGVISDFPATDLYDDRWVFIVSDDHPSVEEHLTRQDLARLPWVAYRRTYDAPAVRQLGMLGIEPRVEVSVDSFQLLPLLVAGTRRIALVQARLAELLAPFTAVRVLEPPYEAVPLREALWWHPVHTHDAAHIWLRETAARVGRRMGDAPGA; encoded by the coding sequence GTGAATCTGGCCCGTCTGGACCTCAACCTCGTGGTGGCTCTGCGCGCCCTGCTGGAGGAGCGCAACGTCACGCGGGCCGGGCAGCGCGTCGGGCTCAGCCAGCCGGCCATGAGCGCCGCCCTGGGGCGATTGCGCCGTCACTTCGACGACGACCTGCTCGCCCGGGTCGGCGGCCACTACGAGCTCACCGCCCTCGGGCAGGTGCTGCTCGACCGCACCTCCACCGCATACGACGTGCTGGAGCGGCTCTTCTCCAGCCAGGCGAGCTTCGATCCCGCCAAGGAGAGCCGGGAGTTCAGTCTGGTGGCGTCCGACTACGCCGTCGCCGTCTTCGGAGCCGAGTTCGCCCGCGTCGTACACGAGGAAGCCCCCGGCATCCGGCTGCGCTTCACCCAGACGCCCGTCACCGTCGTCGACGACACGGCCAGCCTGCTCAGCGCCACCGACGGCGTACTGATGCCGCACGGGGTCATCAGTGATTTCCCGGCCACCGATCTCTACGACGACCGCTGGGTCTTCATCGTCTCGGACGATCATCCGAGCGTCGAAGAGCACCTCACCCGCCAGGATCTCGCCCGTCTGCCATGGGTCGCCTACCGGCGGACGTACGACGCTCCCGCGGTGCGGCAACTGGGCATGCTCGGCATCGAGCCCCGGGTCGAGGTCTCCGTCGACAGCTTCCAGCTCCTCCCGCTCCTGGTGGCCGGCACCCGCAGGATCGCCCTGGTCCAAGCCCGTCTGGCCGAGCTCCTCGCGCCGTTCACGGCCGTGCGCGTCTTGGAACCGCCGTACGAGGCGGTGCCGCTGCGTGAGGCGCTCTGGTGGCATCCCGTCCACACCCACGACGCCGCCCACATCTGGCTGCGCGAGACGGCCGCGCGCGTCGGCCGACGCATGGGGGACGCGCCCGGGGCCTGA
- a CDS encoding fumarylacetoacetate hydrolase family protein, with the protein MSVKPGSPSALFAGPFALATLSVPEGPAFPALLTPDAQVLDLRIALGDAQVTAVGLLENWEATLPRLRALAEEDRTDRRPLSEHRVHAPVEPRQVFQSGANYRQHVIDLHVAHRAPDDERSEEERRAEAAEIMDRRAAEDLPYVFIGLPSSLTGPYDDVTLPAWAEKPDWELELAAVIGRPAYRVSVEEAMERVAGYTIANDLTDRSTVFRRDMPQIGTDWLRSKNAPGFTPLGPWIVPAESIADTGDLRLTLKLNGDTMQDESTKDMIFSVARVVSYISQTARLLPGDLVLTGSPAGNGMHWGRLLRDGDVMDGAITGLGAQRTRCIAEA; encoded by the coding sequence ATGTCCGTGAAACCTGGATCCCCGTCCGCGCTCTTTGCCGGACCTTTCGCCCTCGCGACGCTTTCCGTCCCGGAGGGGCCCGCCTTCCCCGCCCTGCTCACCCCGGACGCCCAGGTGCTCGACCTGCGGATCGCCCTGGGCGATGCGCAGGTGACCGCCGTGGGTCTGCTGGAGAACTGGGAGGCCACGCTGCCGAGGCTGCGGGCCCTGGCCGAAGAGGACCGCACCGATCGCAGGCCCCTTTCGGAGCACCGGGTGCACGCGCCGGTCGAGCCTCGCCAGGTGTTCCAGTCGGGCGCCAACTACCGGCAGCACGTGATCGACCTGCACGTGGCGCACCGGGCCCCGGATGACGAACGCTCCGAGGAGGAACGGCGCGCGGAGGCTGCAGAGATCATGGACCGCCGGGCGGCCGAGGACCTTCCCTACGTCTTCATCGGCCTGCCGAGCTCCCTCACCGGCCCGTACGACGACGTCACCCTCCCCGCCTGGGCCGAGAAGCCCGACTGGGAACTGGAACTGGCGGCCGTGATCGGCCGTCCCGCCTACCGGGTCTCCGTGGAGGAGGCGATGGAACGCGTCGCCGGCTACACGATCGCCAACGATCTGACCGACCGGTCGACCGTCTTCCGCCGGGACATGCCGCAGATCGGCACCGACTGGCTGCGCAGCAAGAACGCGCCGGGCTTCACCCCTCTCGGGCCCTGGATCGTGCCCGCCGAGTCGATCGCGGACACCGGTGACCTGCGGCTGACGCTGAAGCTCAACGGCGACACCATGCAGGACGAGTCCACCAAGGACATGATCTTCAGCGTGGCCCGCGTGGTCTCCTACATCTCACAGACCGCCCGGCTCCTCCCCGGCGACCTGGTGCTCACCGGCTCCCCGGCGGGCAACGGCATGCACTGGGGCCGGCTGCTGCGCGACGGCGATGTCATGGACGGCGCCATCACGGGCCTCGGCGCGCAGCGCACCCGCTGTATCGCGGAGGCGTGA
- a CDS encoding cyclase family protein produces the protein MSLDRRDPEGSIARTAKACSNWGRWGADDVLGTLNFLDEAKRREGAALVRRGVSFSLSQRFDINGPQKGWRRRTNPVHTMLDTGTDAALGNQGLPHGIGGADDVIAMPLQCSTQWDGLGHIFDHGKAWNGRPAEKVVTSEGDLVTGIEHMAHQIAGRGVLLDVGRAVGQDGELPDGFAITAEHLTATAEAQGVAVGRGDLVLVRTGQLARIRRDGWGEYAGGPAPGLSFTSAGWLHGSEIAAIATDTWGFEVRPNEFEHAFQPLHQVAIPHIGLLIGEMWDLDSLAEDCAADGVYEFWLTAAPLPITGAVGSPINPIAVK, from the coding sequence ATGAGCCTGGACCGCCGCGACCCCGAGGGTTCGATCGCCCGTACCGCCAAGGCTTGCTCCAACTGGGGCCGCTGGGGCGCGGACGACGTACTCGGCACACTGAACTTCCTCGACGAGGCCAAACGCCGTGAAGGCGCCGCACTCGTCCGGCGCGGTGTGAGCTTCTCGCTCTCCCAGCGCTTCGACATCAACGGCCCGCAGAAGGGCTGGCGTCGGCGCACCAATCCGGTGCACACCATGCTGGACACCGGAACGGACGCGGCCCTCGGCAACCAGGGCCTCCCGCACGGCATCGGCGGCGCCGACGACGTGATCGCCATGCCGCTGCAGTGCTCGACCCAGTGGGACGGGCTCGGCCACATCTTCGACCACGGCAAGGCGTGGAACGGCCGCCCCGCCGAGAAGGTCGTCACCTCCGAGGGCGATCTGGTCACCGGCATCGAGCACATGGCTCACCAGATCGCCGGGCGAGGAGTGCTGCTGGACGTGGGCCGCGCCGTCGGCCAGGACGGTGAACTGCCCGACGGTTTCGCGATCACCGCGGAGCACCTGACGGCCACCGCGGAAGCCCAGGGCGTGGCCGTGGGGCGCGGGGACCTGGTCCTCGTACGCACCGGGCAGCTCGCCCGGATACGCCGCGACGGCTGGGGCGAGTACGCGGGCGGCCCGGCCCCCGGCCTGTCCTTCACCAGTGCCGGCTGGCTCCACGGCAGCGAGATCGCGGCGATCGCCACGGACACCTGGGGCTTCGAGGTGCGCCCCAACGAGTTCGAGCACGCCTTCCAGCCCCTGCATCAGGTGGCCATCCCGCACATCGGTCTGCTGATCGGTGAGATGTGGGACCTCGATTCCCTGGCCGAGGACTGCGCGGCCGACGGCGTGTACGAGTTCTGGCTCACCGCCGCTCCCCTGCCGATCACCGGTGCGGTCGGGTCCCCGATCAATCCGATAGCCGTCAAGTAG
- a CDS encoding FAD-dependent oxidoreductase, protein MTETRTVLVVGGGAAGNAVTILLRRAGFSVDLVEAKADWNATAGSGITLQGNALRVLRELGVWDQVRTSGFGFGSVGITAPDGSVLHVHRDLRTGGDDLPATLGMQRPELQQILIDAVRAGGTRVRLGTRAEILDQDAEGVSVRFTDGTEERYDLVIAADGLGSATRAAIGVTAKPEPTGMAIWRISAPRPAEVTRTDLAYGGPAYISGYCPTGDTTLYAYVVEANRDRASIPPESYADEMRRLASAYGGFWPQIAENITDPGQVNYTWFDQMLVEGSWHRGRVVLIGDAAHCCPPTLAQGAALSLEDAWVLAQMLAGADDWDDALLQAFYERRIARVRPVVEASVQIGQWQLDGVRDADVPGLMGRTMTMLRELP, encoded by the coding sequence ATGACCGAAACCCGCACGGTCCTCGTCGTCGGCGGCGGTGCGGCCGGCAACGCCGTGACGATCCTGCTGCGCCGCGCCGGCTTCTCGGTGGACCTGGTCGAGGCCAAGGCCGACTGGAACGCCACCGCCGGATCCGGCATCACCCTCCAGGGCAACGCCCTGCGCGTGCTGCGCGAACTGGGTGTCTGGGACCAGGTGAGGACGTCCGGCTTCGGCTTCGGTTCCGTCGGCATCACCGCGCCCGACGGAAGCGTCCTGCACGTCCACCGCGATCTACGCACAGGTGGTGACGATCTGCCCGCCACGCTCGGCATGCAGCGGCCCGAGCTCCAGCAGATCCTGATCGATGCCGTCCGAGCGGGCGGAACCCGGGTCCGCCTGGGCACCCGGGCCGAGATCCTCGACCAGGACGCGGAGGGCGTCTCCGTCCGTTTCACCGACGGTACGGAGGAGCGCTACGACCTGGTGATCGCGGCCGACGGACTCGGTTCCGCCACCCGAGCGGCCATCGGCGTCACCGCCAAGCCCGAGCCCACCGGCATGGCCATCTGGCGCATCTCCGCGCCGCGCCCCGCCGAGGTGACCCGCACCGATCTCGCCTACGGCGGACCGGCGTACATCTCCGGCTACTGCCCCACCGGCGACACGACCCTGTACGCGTACGTCGTCGAGGCGAACCGGGACCGGGCATCCATCCCGCCGGAGTCGTACGCCGACGAGATGCGCAGACTGGCCTCCGCCTACGGCGGCTTCTGGCCGCAGATAGCCGAGAACATCACGGACCCCGGACAAGTCAACTACACCTGGTTCGACCAGATGCTGGTCGAGGGCTCGTGGCACCGCGGCCGGGTCGTCCTCATCGGCGACGCCGCCCACTGCTGCCCGCCCACCCTCGCGCAGGGTGCCGCGCTGTCCCTCGAAGACGCGTGGGTGCTCGCGCAGATGCTGGCCGGCGCCGACGACTGGGACGACGCTCTGCTCCAGGCGTTCTACGAGCGGCGGATCGCCCGCGTCCGCCCCGTCGTGGAGGCGTCCGTACAGATCGGGCAGTGGCAGCTCGACGGGGTGCGCGACGCGGACGTGCCGGGCCTGATGGGCCGCACCATGACGATGCTGCGGGAGCTGCCGTGA